In the genome of Spirochaetae bacterium HGW-Spirochaetae-1, one region contains:
- a CDS encoding electron transfer flavoprotein subunit alpha yields MFQTGRTTFRLLMSCKRTWRITSRPSWRMSLRDSVRNEEAVMDSRNDIIVYAEYNEKKEIDRLTLECLGAGRRLADDWGCGLGAVIIGENMSGPVNELINYSVDHVYVADSPGLKEFHPELYCGVMARLCRKIEPRAVLFGNTLPGLDLAPRVSFSLDTGLVTDCVAMWIEEGRVVLSKPVYSGNVIAEYNIESKPAVITVRAKTQEKAQRCDAYNGKIIPIAEMIDEKDVTVRVMERVLELEEGPQLDDADIIVAGGRGIGSKEGFGLLAELAKTLGAALGASRPPCDLGWINAKAQVGQTGEIVGPSVYIAVGISGSTQHIVGMYTSRTIIAINKDAQAPIFDIADYGIVGNYEEIIPSFSNALVAECV; encoded by the coding sequence ATGTTTCAGACGGGTCGCACTACATTCCGCCTTTTGATGAGCTGCAAAAGGACATGGAGGATTACGTCCCGCCCGTCATGGAGGATGTCTTTGAGGGATTCAGTGAGAAATGAGGAGGCCGTCATGGACAGCAGGAATGATATCATTGTCTATGCCGAATATAATGAAAAAAAGGAAATTGACCGGCTGACCCTGGAGTGCCTCGGCGCAGGAAGAAGGCTCGCCGATGACTGGGGATGCGGTCTGGGAGCCGTTATAATCGGCGAAAATATGAGCGGCCCTGTCAATGAACTCATTAATTATTCCGTTGATCATGTTTACGTGGCCGATTCACCGGGTTTAAAGGAATTTCATCCCGAGCTGTATTGCGGTGTCATGGCAAGGCTCTGCCGGAAGATAGAACCGCGGGCCGTTCTTTTTGGCAATACATTGCCGGGGCTTGATCTCGCGCCGCGTGTTTCCTTCAGTCTCGATACCGGACTGGTGACGGATTGCGTCGCGATGTGGATTGAGGAGGGCCGTGTTGTTTTATCGAAACCGGTCTATAGCGGCAATGTTATTGCCGAGTACAATATCGAATCGAAACCGGCTGTTATAACCGTCAGAGCGAAGACGCAGGAAAAGGCACAGCGTTGCGATGCGTATAATGGAAAGATAATACCCATAGCGGAAATGATCGATGAAAAAGATGTAACTGTCCGGGTGATGGAGCGGGTACTGGAACTTGAGGAAGGCCCCCAGCTGGACGATGCGGATATCATTGTGGCCGGGGGACGCGGTATCGGAAGCAAGGAGGGGTTCGGCCTTCTTGCTGAACTGGCGAAGACCCTGGGAGCGGCCCTGGGAGCAAGCAGGCCGCCCTGCGACCTGGGATGGATCAATGCGAAGGCGCAGGTGGGGCAAACCGGAGAAATCGTCGGGCCCTCGGTTTATATCGCCGTGGGAATATCGGGATCCACACAGCACATCGTGGGTATGTATACCTCCCGAACCATTATCGCTATTAACAAAGACGCACAGGCCCCGATTTTCGATATAGCCGATTATGGTATCGTGGGGAATTACGAGGAGATCATCCCCTCGTTCAGTAACGCTCTCGTGGCAGAGTGTGTATGA
- a CDS encoding ferredoxin family protein — protein sequence MDGFVIQDYVHRAKNVDTGEFIKFNEEKCDGCGMCNSVCMANLWAVPKNNKTRLSPKYRELCLECAACYAVCNHDAIDFNYPKGGSGIIIKYG from the coding sequence ATGGATGGTTTCGTAATACAGGATTATGTGCACAGGGCTAAAAACGTCGATACTGGGGAGTTTATAAAATTTAATGAAGAGAAATGCGATGGATGCGGTATGTGTAATTCAGTGTGCATGGCAAATCTCTGGGCTGTTCCGAAAAACAATAAAACCAGGTTGTCGCCAAAATATCGCGAACTTTGCCTGGAGTGTGCGGCATGTTATGCCGTATGCAATCATGATGCCATTGATTTCAACTATCCGAAGGGCGGCTCCGGTATCATTATTAAATACGGATGA
- a CDS encoding (Fe-S)-binding protein, with amino-acid sequence MTGVIMSLQELKRDMEGCSRCSNCKWVPHLQIKSWRFAKVCPSVDRYNFHAYSGGGKMIMANSLLENRTDMTDALSEIVYRCQLCGACQVSCQAYRDDIDLSDVLLEMRSHCVEGGYVQAEHLDIIESMKREDNTMNMLKSDRGNWAEGLDIPDINKQKVDVLFHAGCRYSYDEDLRDTLRFSISLLLQNGIKVGIAGRDESCCGGRAYEIGYQGEMKNYSEDMASRVKASGAKILVTPCSDCYYTFKYLYPKNGRKLGVEVLHITEYIDSLIKKGDIRPGKKVPMRVTYHDPCHLGRRGEIYKEWHGDDKLMRPVKYKQSGKYGIFDPPRDILKSIPGVDLVEMERIREYSWCCGSGGGVYEFDPDFARWTANDRLAEALATGAEALVTACPWCERLFKDAAAESNSDILVYDVCDLLAQSLGEL; translated from the coding sequence ATGACAGGTGTTATTATGAGTTTGCAGGAATTGAAAAGAGATATGGAAGGTTGTTCACGGTGTTCCAACTGTAAATGGGTTCCCCATCTGCAGATAAAGAGCTGGCGATTCGCAAAGGTCTGTCCTTCTGTCGACCGGTACAATTTTCATGCTTATTCCGGCGGCGGAAAAATGATCATGGCAAATTCGTTATTGGAGAATAGGACCGATATGACCGATGCGCTGTCGGAGATAGTATACCGCTGCCAGTTATGCGGTGCATGCCAGGTTTCCTGCCAGGCCTATCGTGATGATATTGATCTTTCCGATGTCCTTCTTGAGATGCGCTCTCACTGCGTTGAAGGAGGGTATGTGCAGGCGGAACATCTTGATATCATTGAAAGCATGAAGCGGGAAGACAACACCATGAATATGCTCAAGTCCGACAGGGGAAACTGGGCTGAGGGACTTGATATTCCCGATATCAATAAGCAGAAAGTGGATGTTCTGTTCCACGCCGGATGCAGGTATTCCTATGATGAAGATCTCCGGGACACCCTGCGGTTTTCCATCAGCCTTCTTCTGCAGAACGGGATTAAGGTGGGCATAGCGGGCCGTGATGAGTCATGCTGCGGCGGCAGGGCCTATGAAATTGGATACCAGGGGGAGATGAAAAATTACAGTGAGGATATGGCAAGCAGGGTGAAGGCCTCAGGAGCGAAAATACTGGTGACGCCATGTTCTGATTGTTATTATACGTTTAAATATCTCTATCCTAAAAATGGGAGAAAACTCGGGGTTGAGGTTCTCCATATAACGGAATATATAGATTCCCTGATAAAGAAAGGCGATATACGCCCCGGGAAGAAGGTTCCCATGAGGGTGACCTATCATGATCCCTGTCATCTTGGGCGTCGCGGAGAAATTTATAAAGAATGGCATGGTGATGATAAACTGATGCGGCCCGTGAAATATAAGCAAAGCGGTAAATATGGTATTTTCGACCCGCCCCGGGATATATTGAAATCGATACCGGGAGTGGACCTGGTAGAGATGGAACGTATCCGCGAGTACAGCTGGTGCTGCGGTTCGGGTGGCGGCGTCTATGAATTCGATCCCGATTTCGCGCGATGGACGGCCAACGACAGACTTGCGGAAGCCTTGGCAACAGGTGCGGAAGCCCTGGTGACGGCCTGTCCCTGGTGCGAGCGTCTTTTCAAAGACGCGGCCGCGGAAAGCAACAGTGATATTCTTGTTTATGACGTATGCGACCTTTTAGCTCAATCGTTAGGAGAGTTATGA
- a CDS encoding two-component system response regulator has translation MTEHIHTISVDDDESNLLLIEAMAKEMDLSIHSFADPLESLQYMKENTIDLAFIDYQMPGMNGIDLIRHMRDLHPEAPIIMITSVNTDNSLRLRAIEAGATEFLNKPLNMPEFRARVSNLVDLRMMNMLLKDRAMLLKIEVRKATDKIISRERETLEILGRVADYNDLETGSHITRVAHYANILAVSIGETEEFRDVIFNASPLHDIGKVGIPDTILRKEGPLSEEEQVLMRAHPLIGYNILKSADSSYLRSGAVISLHHHERFDGSGYPAGLKGVDISLMGRITAMCDVFDALMTKRPYKSAWSLEHVIEYFETGRATHFDPMLVDHFIKNIDAFVNIFTSFGDSEP, from the coding sequence ATGACCGAGCATATACATACCATATCAGTGGACGATGATGAATCCAACCTCCTTCTCATTGAAGCCATGGCTAAAGAGATGGATCTTTCTATACACTCTTTCGCCGATCCCCTGGAATCTTTGCAGTACATGAAGGAGAATACTATAGACCTGGCCTTCATCGATTACCAGATGCCCGGCATGAACGGCATCGACCTCATCCGCCACATGCGGGACCTGCATCCCGAGGCCCCCATCATCATGATCACCAGCGTGAATACCGACAACAGCCTTCGTCTCAGGGCCATCGAAGCCGGCGCCACGGAGTTTCTCAACAAGCCCCTGAACATGCCCGAATTCAGGGCGCGCGTCAGCAACCTGGTGGATCTCCGCATGATGAACATGCTTCTGAAGGACAGGGCCATGCTCCTGAAGATAGAGGTAAGGAAGGCGACGGATAAAATAATAAGCCGCGAGCGCGAAACCCTGGAAATCCTGGGCCGCGTCGCCGACTACAATGACCTGGAAACGGGAAGCCATATCACCCGGGTTGCCCATTACGCAAATATCCTGGCCGTCTCAATCGGTGAAACGGAAGAATTCAGGGATGTCATATTCAATGCCTCGCCCCTTCACGACATAGGGAAGGTGGGCATACCGGACACGATTCTCCGCAAGGAAGGCCCTCTGTCGGAAGAAGAACAGGTCCTCATGCGGGCCCACCCTCTCATCGGTTACAACATACTGAAGTCGGCCGACAGCTCCTATCTCCGCAGCGGAGCCGTCATTTCCCTGCATCACCATGAACGCTTTGACGGAAGCGGGTATCCGGCCGGTTTGAAGGGTGTTGATATTTCCCTCATGGGACGTATAACCGCCATGTGCGACGTCTTCGATGCCCTCATGACAAAACGCCCCTACAAAAGCGCCTGGAGCCTCGAGCATGTCATTGAATATTTTGAGACCGGCAGGGCAACTCACTTCGATCCCATGCTGGTGGATCATTTCATTAAAAACATCGACGCCTTCGTGAACATATTCACCAGCTTCGGGGATTCAGAGCCCTGA